In Sphingomonas sp. SUN019, one genomic interval encodes:
- a CDS encoding S26 family signal peptidase — translation MSRRTWAIATASAASLFGASCAAIAVLDPLPRVVWNASASAPIGLYRIEPLPDPPNRALVAVTPTPALARWLAERSYLGERVPLLKHVAARPGQIVCRINAVVSVDGRPVVVARQRDGRGRPLPVWQGCRTLRAGELLMLNPEHADSMDGRYFGPLPASTVLGRAVPILTRDSPTAPLVWR, via the coding sequence ATGAGCCGCCGGACATGGGCTATTGCGACGGCCTCCGCCGCGTCGCTGTTCGGCGCGTCGTGCGCCGCGATTGCGGTGCTCGACCCGCTGCCGCGCGTCGTCTGGAACGCCAGCGCGAGCGCGCCGATCGGGCTCTATCGGATCGAGCCGCTTCCCGATCCGCCGAACCGAGCATTGGTCGCCGTGACGCCGACACCGGCGCTGGCGCGATGGCTGGCGGAGCGCAGCTATCTCGGCGAGCGCGTGCCGCTGCTGAAGCATGTTGCGGCGCGGCCAGGGCAGATCGTGTGCCGCATCAACGCAGTGGTGAGCGTCGATGGGCGGCCCGTCGTCGTCGCCCGGCAGCGTGACGGCCGGGGCCGGCCGCTGCCGGTCTGGCAAGGCTGCCGAACGCTGCGCGCCGGCGAGTTGCTGATGCTCAACCCCGAGCATGCCGACAGCATGGACGGTCGATATTTCGGTCCGCTGCCCGCCTCGACCGTGCTCGGCCGCGCCGTCCCGATCCTAACCCGCGACTCCCCGACCGCGCCGCTCGTGTGGCGCTGA
- a CDS encoding conjugal transfer protein TraG, which yields MSATKILWGQIIIVFLIVLAGVWGATQWTAAALAYQPELGPPWFAAFGWRIYPPPAYFWWWFSFDAYAPDIFKTGAFIAASGGFVSIAVAIGMSVWRARELKNAETYGSARWATEREVRAAGLLGPNGVMLGRLARNYLRHDGPEHVLCFAPTRSGKGVGLVVPSLLTWPASAIVHDIKGENWTLTAGFRARHGRVLLFDPTNAESAAYNPLLEVRRGQWEVRDVQNVADVLVDPEGSLERRNHWEKTSHSLLVGAILHVLYAEADKTLAGVAGFLSDPGRTIEQTLAAMMATPHLGDAGVHLVVASAARELLNKSDNERSGVLSTAMSFLGLYRDPVVAQVTRACQWRISDLVEGDRPATLYLVVPPSDISRTKPLIRLILNQIGRRLTEELTPKGNRHRVLLMLDEFPALGRLDFFESALAFMAGYGLKAFLIAQSLNQIEKAYGPNNAILDNCHVRVSFATNDERTAKRVSDALGTATEMRAMKNYAGHRLSPWLGHLMVSRSETARQLLTPGEVMQLPPDDEIVMVAGVHPIRAKKARYYQDRRLSERIARAPAPQAAKVRPDDWTGRQASADPKQVARIVRDAEDAANGGLRREPELPEHVAIAPETPPPAAQEFAIVDDEQDDAAWQAAVRRRMQGLARQASLDPSDGIDL from the coding sequence GTGTCCGCGACCAAGATACTTTGGGGCCAGATCATCATCGTGTTCCTGATCGTGCTCGCCGGAGTGTGGGGCGCGACGCAGTGGACCGCCGCCGCACTCGCCTACCAGCCCGAGCTGGGGCCGCCGTGGTTCGCGGCTTTCGGGTGGCGCATCTATCCGCCGCCGGCCTATTTCTGGTGGTGGTTCAGCTTCGACGCCTATGCGCCCGACATCTTTAAGACCGGCGCGTTCATCGCCGCGTCGGGCGGGTTCGTGTCGATCGCCGTCGCCATCGGCATGTCGGTGTGGCGCGCACGCGAGTTGAAGAACGCCGAGACCTACGGCTCGGCACGCTGGGCGACCGAGCGGGAGGTGCGCGCGGCCGGATTGCTGGGGCCGAACGGTGTCATGCTCGGCAGGCTCGCCCGCAACTATCTCCGTCACGACGGCCCCGAGCATGTGCTGTGCTTCGCCCCGACCCGTTCGGGCAAGGGCGTCGGCCTGGTCGTGCCGTCGCTGCTGACCTGGCCGGCATCGGCGATCGTCCACGACATCAAGGGCGAGAACTGGACGCTGACCGCCGGTTTCCGAGCGCGGCACGGCCGCGTGCTGCTGTTCGATCCGACCAATGCGGAGTCGGCCGCCTACAATCCGTTGCTGGAGGTGCGGCGCGGCCAATGGGAGGTCCGCGACGTGCAGAATGTTGCCGACGTTCTGGTCGATCCCGAAGGGTCGCTGGAGCGCCGGAACCATTGGGAGAAAACCTCCCACTCGCTGCTGGTCGGCGCGATCCTTCACGTCCTCTATGCTGAGGCCGATAAGACCCTAGCCGGTGTCGCCGGGTTCCTCTCAGACCCGGGGCGCACGATCGAGCAGACCTTGGCCGCGATGATGGCGACGCCGCACCTTGGCGATGCCGGGGTGCATCTCGTTGTCGCCAGCGCGGCGCGCGAACTGCTGAACAAGTCGGACAACGAGCGATCGGGCGTTCTGAGCACCGCCATGTCGTTCCTCGGCCTCTACCGCGATCCCGTCGTGGCGCAGGTGACGCGAGCATGTCAGTGGCGCATATCGGATCTGGTCGAGGGGGATCGGCCGGCGACGCTCTATCTGGTCGTGCCGCCCAGCGACATCTCGCGCACCAAGCCGCTGATCCGCCTCATTCTCAACCAGATCGGGCGCCGGCTGACCGAGGAGCTGACGCCCAAGGGCAATCGCCATCGCGTGCTGTTAATGCTCGACGAGTTTCCGGCGCTCGGCCGGCTCGACTTCTTCGAATCCGCCCTGGCGTTCATGGCGGGCTACGGCCTCAAGGCATTCCTGATCGCGCAGTCGCTCAACCAGATCGAGAAGGCTTACGGCCCGAACAACGCGATCCTCGACAACTGCCATGTCCGCGTGAGCTTCGCCACCAACGACGAACGCACCGCCAAGCGCGTGTCGGATGCGCTCGGCACCGCCACCGAGATGCGGGCGATGAAGAACTATGCCGGGCATCGCCTGTCGCCGTGGCTCGGGCACCTGATGGTGTCGCGGTCGGAGACCGCTCGCCAGCTTCTCACTCCCGGCGAGGTGATGCAGCTTCCGCCCGACGACGAGATCGTCATGGTGGCGGGCGTCCATCCGATCCGCGCGAAGAAGGCTCGCTACTACCAGGATCGCCGCCTGTCCGAGCGGATTGCGCGGGCGCCAGCGCCGCAGGCGGCCAAGGTCAGGCCCGACGATTGGACCGGGCGGCAGGCATCCGCCGATCCGAAGCAGGTCGCGCGCATCGTCCGTGACGCGGAGGACGCGGCCAATGGTGGGCTGCGCCGCGAGCCCGAGTTGCCTGAGCATGTCGCAATCGCGCCCGAGACCCCGCCGCCGGCGGCCCAGGAGTTCGCGATCGTCGACGACGAGCAAGACGACGCGGCCTGGCAAGCGGCGGTGCGTCGCCGGATGCAGGGGCTCGCTCGGCAGGCGTCGCTCGATCCGAGCGACGGTATCGACCTGTAG
- a CDS encoding CopG family transcriptional regulator, which yields MRVRLNVYFPPALAKQVDELAIRRRISRSAIVEAAVASYLSPDGADRMEAAFARRLDRLSRQVQRLERNTGLTTEALTLFVRFWLSVTPPLPDEEQAAAQVKGRKRYEGFVETLGRRFASGKTLMDEIPEDVWPKQEHAPD from the coding sequence ATGCGTGTCAGGCTCAACGTCTATTTCCCGCCCGCGCTCGCCAAGCAGGTGGATGAGCTGGCGATCCGCCGCCGCATCTCGCGCTCAGCGATCGTGGAGGCTGCCGTGGCGTCCTACCTTTCGCCAGACGGCGCCGACCGGATGGAGGCGGCGTTCGCCCGGCGGCTTGATCGCTTGTCGCGTCAGGTCCAGCGGCTTGAGCGCAACACCGGGCTCACGACCGAAGCGCTAACGCTGTTCGTGAGGTTCTGGCTGTCCGTCACCCCACCGCTGCCAGACGAAGAACAGGCGGCCGCACAGGTTAAGGGGCGCAAACGATACGAGGGCTTTGTCGAGACGCTCGGCAGGCGTTTCGCCAGCGGCAAGACGTTGATGGACGAGATCCCGGAAGATGTCTGGCCGAAACAAGAGCATGCGCCAGATTGA
- a CDS encoding DUF2840 domain-containing protein — translation MTVLPSPMRHRQPSDDGMTRVELTWIEKRIEHWIRFGRVAVDEIVDRRRRIVRFRPGAIFAFVRWAANDYGTVSSRIDIVRAVGANEPFTTLPFVRPGGNILLKIEGWPKVSQVLAAIDATEAAGVDPCDAAPDHWRHVHNRIAAGQPPRPYTLERHRAWLKRREIER, via the coding sequence ATGACCGTCCTGCCGTCGCCCATGCGGCATCGCCAGCCGTCCGACGACGGCATGACCCGCGTCGAGTTGACGTGGATCGAGAAGCGGATCGAGCACTGGATCAGGTTCGGCCGTGTCGCGGTCGACGAGATCGTCGATCGCCGCCGCCGCATCGTCCGCTTCCGCCCCGGCGCGATCTTCGCGTTCGTCCGCTGGGCGGCGAACGACTACGGCACGGTCAGCTCGCGCATCGACATCGTGCGCGCGGTCGGCGCGAACGAGCCGTTTACGACGCTCCCGTTCGTGCGGCCGGGCGGGAACATCCTGCTCAAGATCGAGGGCTGGCCCAAGGTCAGCCAAGTGCTCGCCGCGATCGACGCGACCGAGGCGGCCGGCGTCGATCCCTGCGACGCCGCGCCGGATCATTGGCGGCACGTCCACAACCGCATCGCTGCCGGACAACCGCCGCGCCCCTACACGCTGGAGCGCCATCGCGCCTGGCTCAAGCGCCGGGAGATCGAACGATGA
- a CDS encoding RidA family protein, translating into MSQRQAIFPVNRHELYDQHRYSAAIRSGDLLFVSGQVGSREDGSPEPEFEAQTRLAFQNLAAVLEAAGCTFADVIDVTSFHTHPEAQFETVMAVREEVIGDPPYPNWTAVGVNWLAGFDFEIKVIARIPES; encoded by the coding sequence ATGTCCCAACGGCAAGCAATCTTCCCGGTCAACCGCCACGAACTTTACGATCAGCACCGTTATTCCGCCGCGATCCGCTCAGGGGATCTCTTGTTCGTTTCTGGACAGGTCGGAAGCCGTGAAGACGGCTCACCCGAGCCGGAGTTCGAGGCTCAAACCCGGCTGGCGTTCCAGAACCTTGCGGCGGTGCTGGAGGCGGCTGGCTGCACGTTCGCCGATGTCATCGACGTGACTAGCTTTCACACCCACCCCGAGGCTCAGTTTGAAACCGTCATGGCTGTTCGCGAGGAGGTGATTGGTGATCCTCCTTATCCGAACTGGACAGCGGTCGGGGTGAATTGGCTCGCTGGATTTGATTTCGAGATCAAGGTCATTGCGCGCATCCCCGAATCTTGA
- a CDS encoding DUF2285 domain-containing protein has protein sequence MAPNTRRCSNASRTAPSRRTPPRRRSRGAGGCPFATAPDNLADPVVWRPELTAVTVIFDAAPDGFEIAAPVDPRALGALLADLAGVEGRHVIVADAAGEHRLWLRDPTPGRPLAAVVPLDKDFITRIASLLRFHRRLLGRAAGPLPRGWPLTAYRLARLDLMLRALDLRHGGATYREIAAELGRDDATKLSASDWKMSASRSFVVRLVRDGIAMMNGDYRKILRIR, from the coding sequence ATCGCGCCGAACACGCGCAGATGCAGCAACGCATCGCGGACGGCGCCGTCGCGAAGAACGCCGCCGAGGCGGCGTTCGCGCGGCGCTGGGGGTTGTCCTTTCGCCACTGCGCCGGATAACCTTGCAGACCCGGTTGTTTGGCGCCCGGAGCTGACCGCCGTCACGGTTATATTCGACGCCGCACCGGATGGATTCGAGATCGCCGCTCCGGTCGACCCGCGCGCGCTCGGCGCGTTGCTCGCCGACCTGGCCGGGGTCGAGGGACGCCATGTCATCGTCGCCGATGCGGCGGGCGAGCATCGGTTATGGCTGCGGGATCCGACGCCGGGCCGACCGCTCGCGGCCGTCGTCCCGCTCGATAAAGATTTCATCACCCGCATCGCCAGCCTGCTGCGCTTCCATCGCCGCCTTCTCGGCCGGGCGGCGGGGCCGCTGCCTCGTGGCTGGCCGCTTACCGCCTATCGGCTGGCACGCCTCGACCTGATGCTCCGCGCGCTCGACCTGCGCCACGGCGGCGCAACCTACCGCGAGATCGCGGCCGAGCTGGGGCGCGACGACGCGACCAAGCTGTCCGCCAGCGACTGGAAAATGTCGGCGTCACGCTCATTCGTGGTGCGCCTGGTTCGCGACGGCATCGCCATGATGAACGGTGACTACCGCAAAATCCTCCGTATCCGCTGA
- a CDS encoding DUF2285 domain-containing protein, giving the protein MSTSHFDDRAPEVSQLTAYDESHLIDYLRLLDADAEGADWREVAASILGVDATADPHKAKAMHASHLARARWMTEVGYAHLLGCNAPLTR; this is encoded by the coding sequence ATGAGCACCAGCCACTTCGACGACCGCGCGCCGGAAGTATCGCAACTCACGGCCTATGATGAAAGTCACCTCATCGACTATTTGCGCTTGCTCGACGCGGACGCCGAAGGTGCCGACTGGCGCGAGGTCGCTGCGTCTATTCTTGGCGTGGACGCCACCGCCGATCCGCACAAGGCCAAGGCGATGCACGCTAGCCATCTCGCCCGCGCCCGCTGGATGACAGAAGTCGGCTACGCCCATCTTCTCGGATGCAATGCGCCGCTAACCCGTTAA
- a CDS encoding transcriptional regulator domain-containing protein — protein MQCAANPLIFGPFWSNWITNAAALSAWLCAVLALSRKAGYSILAPLTRAKRGLEVAMPTPQRRRQRRDGGLSDAIGRADIAAEFLRRNRTYRAEHAQMQQRIADGAVAKNAAEAAFARRWGLSFRHCAG, from the coding sequence ATGCAATGCGCCGCTAACCCGTTAATCTTTGGTCCGTTTTGGAGCAACTGGATCACCAATGCCGCCGCGTTGTCGGCATGGTTGTGCGCGGTCTTGGCGCTATCGCGCAAAGCTGGTTATTCCATTCTCGCACCTCTTACCCGCGCGAAGCGCGGCCTGGAGGTAGCAATGCCAACGCCGCAACGACGGCGCCAGCGACGCGACGGCGGTCTGTCCGACGCGATCGGGCGCGCCGACATAGCCGCCGAGTTCCTTCGGCGAAACCGGACATATCGCGCCGAACACGCGCAGATGCAGCAACGCATCGCGGACGGCGCCGTCGCGAAGAACGCCGCCGAGGCGGCGTTCGCGCGGCGCTGGGGGTTGTCCTTTCGCCACTGCGCCGGATAA
- a CDS encoding DUF3363 domain-containing protein, translated as MSEDSEFRVRPGKAKRSKAQGRNARGLVAEVLRVAAIHSGGRRGSASGARRGARSTFGRGRTAFARSRLFGSGRRVMVKMLPVTTRSRGGWRSAPLSAHVGYLKREGVTRDGSPTRMFDAAGDNADDRGFTERCKDDRHHFRVIVSPEDAAELTDLREYTRDLMRQMEADLGTRLDWVAVDHWNTDNPHVHLLVRGVTDQGTDLVISRDYISHNLRSRAQDLAFAELGPKPEHEVQRALDREVTAERWTRLDSEIQRSADELGVIDLRPERPGPDDPRLRRLMIGRLQHLETMGLAAEGDPGQWAVAEGAAAKLRELGTRGDIIRTIGAALKDRGQTRPLDSYAVVSGPPEKPIAGRLIDKGLHDELTGTAYAVIDGTDGRTHHVRLPGIEALEHSPKLGGIVELRGVGRPGEEKPTLILATRSDLDLAAQVKAPGATWLDHRLIERGADVADGGFGAEVRKAMDARTDHLVREGLARRFGDRAVFESGMLDTLRKRELDSVGAKIAGETGLAYRPAASGEKIAGIVRQRLALASGRFAMIDDGLGFRLVPWASTLEQQLGRQVSGIIRAGGGIDWTLGRKRGLGI; from the coding sequence GTGAGCGAGGACAGCGAGTTCCGCGTCCGGCCGGGCAAGGCCAAGCGTAGCAAGGCGCAAGGCCGCAATGCCCGCGGCCTAGTCGCCGAAGTGCTCCGCGTCGCCGCGATCCATAGCGGCGGCCGGCGTGGCAGCGCCAGCGGCGCGCGCCGGGGCGCGCGATCGACCTTCGGCCGGGGACGCACCGCGTTCGCTCGCAGCCGCCTGTTCGGCTCGGGCCGCCGCGTCATGGTCAAGATGCTGCCCGTGACCACCCGCAGCCGGGGTGGCTGGCGCTCGGCGCCGCTGTCCGCGCACGTCGGCTATTTGAAGCGCGAAGGCGTCACCCGCGACGGCTCGCCGACGCGGATGTTCGACGCGGCCGGCGACAACGCCGACGATCGCGGTTTCACCGAGCGGTGCAAGGATGACCGGCACCATTTCAGGGTCATCGTGTCGCCCGAAGACGCCGCCGAGCTGACCGACCTGCGCGAATACACGCGCGACCTCATGCGTCAGATGGAGGCGGACCTGGGGACGCGGCTCGATTGGGTCGCGGTCGATCATTGGAACACCGACAATCCGCACGTCCATCTGCTCGTGCGCGGCGTTACCGATCAGGGCACCGATCTCGTCATCTCCCGCGATTACATCAGCCACAATCTCCGCTCGCGCGCGCAAGACCTGGCCTTCGCCGAACTAGGGCCGAAGCCGGAGCATGAGGTGCAGCGCGCGCTCGACCGCGAGGTGACGGCCGAGCGCTGGACCCGGCTCGATTCCGAGATCCAGCGCTCCGCCGACGAGCTGGGCGTGATCGACCTGCGCCCCGAGCGGCCCGGCCCGGACGATCCGCGCCTCCGCCGCTTGATGATCGGCCGGTTGCAGCATCTGGAGACGATGGGGCTCGCGGCCGAGGGCGATCCGGGCCAATGGGCGGTGGCTGAGGGCGCGGCGGCGAAGCTGCGCGAGCTGGGCACCCGCGGCGACATTATCCGCACGATCGGCGCGGCGCTCAAGGATCGCGGACAGACCCGGCCGCTCGACAGCTACGCCGTTGTCAGCGGCCCGCCCGAGAAGCCGATCGCTGGCCGGCTGATCGACAAGGGATTGCACGACGAACTGACCGGCACGGCCTATGCCGTTATCGACGGAACGGATGGCCGCACACATCATGTCCGGCTGCCCGGCATCGAGGCGCTGGAGCATAGCCCCAAGCTCGGCGGCATCGTCGAACTGCGCGGCGTCGGCCGACCCGGCGAGGAAAAGCCGACGCTGATCCTCGCCACGCGGTCGGACCTCGACCTTGCTGCACAGGTCAAGGCGCCCGGCGCGACCTGGCTCGACCATCGTCTGATCGAGCGCGGCGCCGATGTCGCGGACGGCGGATTCGGCGCGGAGGTGCGCAAAGCGATGGACGCGCGCACCGATCATCTCGTCCGCGAGGGATTGGCGCGTCGCTTCGGCGACCGCGCGGTGTTCGAGAGCGGAATGCTCGACACGCTGCGGAAGCGCGAGTTGGACTCCGTAGGCGCGAAGATCGCGGGCGAGACCGGGCTTGCCTACCGCCCCGCCGCGTCGGGCGAGAAGATCGCCGGCATCGTCCGCCAGCGTCTTGCGCTCGCATCCGGCCGCTTCGCCATGATCGACGACGGCCTCGGCTTCCGGCTCGTGCCCTGGGCCAGCACCCTCGAACAGCAGCTCGGCCGTCAGGTGTCCGGAATCATCCGCGCCGGCGGCGGCATCGACTGGACGCTCGGCCGGAAGCGCGGCCTCGGCATCTGA
- a CDS encoding AlpA family transcriptional regulator, translated as MSDTPTNLPPRFLRTPEAARFLGLSGRTLEKHRYFGTGPAYRRIGGRVVYSVDDLRAWADIGIKHSTSDPGQDDLMPRADSAIARSRR; from the coding sequence TTGTCCGATACGCCCACCAACCTGCCGCCCCGCTTCCTGCGCACGCCGGAAGCCGCGCGCTTTCTCGGCCTGTCCGGCCGCACCCTCGAAAAGCACCGCTATTTCGGGACAGGCCCGGCATACCGCCGGATCGGCGGCCGGGTGGTCTATTCGGTCGATGATCTGCGCGCCTGGGCCGACATCGGCATCAAGCACTCGACCTCCGATCCGGGACAGGACGACCTCATGCCGCGCGCGGATTCGGCCATCGCCCGGAGCCGGCGATGA
- a CDS encoding DUF932 domain-containing protein, whose amino-acid sequence MHYQLATRFGRNAHQISGREVLDNEALYRHVPSIFAREAHDSRSERYVYVPTIDIVEGLRREGWFPFFAVQSVPRDGSRHGHAKHMLRLRRDDGIGKPEAAEVIIVNSHDGTSAYQMFAGMLRFVCTNSMIAGERFEEVRVSHKGNIQHEIIDGVYTVAEDFPRLIDASETMKDVQLSQDEQRLLAEVSLVARYGEDESPLRPEQIIEPRRRQDVGRSLWTTFNVIQENVVRGGLQGRKRNAEGRIRRSQTRAINGIDQNVTLNRALWTLAEGMHRLKAA is encoded by the coding sequence ATGCACTACCAGCTTGCCACCCGGTTCGGCCGCAACGCCCACCAGATCAGCGGGCGCGAGGTGCTCGACAATGAGGCGCTCTATCGACACGTCCCGTCCATCTTCGCCCGCGAGGCACACGACAGCCGTTCCGAGCGGTATGTCTATGTGCCGACCATCGACATTGTGGAGGGGCTGCGCCGGGAAGGATGGTTCCCGTTCTTTGCCGTCCAATCCGTCCCTCGCGACGGCAGCCGCCACGGCCACGCCAAGCACATGCTGCGCCTGCGCCGGGATGATGGGATCGGCAAGCCGGAGGCCGCCGAGGTCATCATCGTCAACAGCCACGACGGGACCAGCGCCTATCAGATGTTCGCCGGGATGCTGCGCTTCGTTTGCACCAACAGCATGATCGCGGGGGAGCGGTTCGAGGAGGTCCGCGTTTCGCACAAGGGCAACATCCAGCATGAGATTATCGACGGCGTTTATACCGTCGCGGAGGACTTCCCGCGCCTGATCGACGCGAGCGAGACCATGAAGGACGTGCAGCTTTCCCAAGATGAGCAGCGTTTGCTCGCCGAGGTCAGCTTGGTCGCCCGCTACGGCGAGGACGAAAGCCCGCTCCGTCCCGAGCAGATCATCGAGCCGCGCCGCCGCCAGGATGTTGGGCGTAGCCTCTGGACGACGTTCAACGTGATTCAGGAGAATGTCGTTCGGGGCGGGTTGCAGGGGCGCAAGCGCAACGCCGAAGGCCGCATCCGCCGCAGCCAGACCCGCGCGATCAACGGCATCGACCAGAACGTGACGCTCAACCGTGCGCTCTGGACGCTTGCCGAGGGAATGCACCGCTTGAAGGCGGCGTGA
- a CDS encoding lytic transglycosylase domain-containing protein: protein MAGWRWSRVGSAVVVAVFLLSGGAASVPALAQDMPAARSTAIAPYAGHVAEAARRFGIPEAWIWAVMRVESGGNSRAVSRAGAMGLMQIMPATWADLRARHGLGPDPFDVRDNIMAGAGYLRAMHDRYGNAGAMLAAYNAGPGRYDDYLSRGRPLPPETVGYVARLAPITGASGTVEVAATATPDPFAWRRAALFVRTASTAAEAVAAQSDGEEAASELPTDQPTSGDLRSVAPSSSDPADTLFVSRARAGRPQ from the coding sequence CTGGCAGGCTGGCGGTGGAGCAGAGTCGGATCGGCGGTCGTTGTTGCCGTTTTCCTGCTGTCCGGCGGTGCGGCGTCTGTCCCGGCGTTGGCGCAAGATATGCCGGCCGCGCGATCGACGGCCATCGCACCGTATGCCGGTCATGTCGCCGAGGCCGCGCGTCGCTTCGGTATTCCCGAGGCTTGGATATGGGCCGTGATGCGCGTCGAGAGCGGTGGCAACTCCCGCGCCGTCTCGCGCGCAGGGGCGATGGGCTTGATGCAGATCATGCCCGCGACCTGGGCCGATCTTCGCGCGCGGCACGGCCTCGGTCCTGATCCGTTCGACGTGCGCGACAACATCATGGCGGGCGCGGGGTATCTGCGCGCGATGCACGACCGCTACGGTAACGCCGGGGCGATGTTGGCGGCCTACAATGCCGGGCCGGGCCGCTACGACGATTATCTGTCGCGCGGCCGTCCGCTGCCGCCCGAAACGGTCGGCTACGTCGCCCGGCTCGCGCCGATCACGGGCGCATCGGGCACGGTGGAGGTGGCGGCGACTGCTACGCCTGATCCGTTCGCATGGCGTCGTGCGGCGCTGTTCGTTCGCACCGCCAGCACCGCGGCGGAAGCTGTTGCCGCGCAGTCGGACGGCGAAGAAGCTGCGTCCGAACTGCCGACCGATCAACCGACATCGGGTGACCTTCGCTCCGTCGCTCCCTCTTCCAGCGATCCGGCCGACACGCTGTTCGTGTCCCGCGCCCGCGCGGGCCGACCGCAATGA
- a CDS encoding helix-turn-helix domain-containing protein — translation MDMRRLVGMNFARLRKEKGFTQERFAELSGYTQQYVSDLERGKRNPSVVTLFHLASPLGATPADLVANADEADPD, via the coding sequence ATGGACATGCGCCGCCTTGTGGGGATGAACTTCGCCCGATTGAGAAAGGAGAAGGGCTTCACCCAGGAGCGTTTTGCCGAGCTATCGGGATATACACAGCAATATGTGAGTGATCTGGAGCGCGGCAAGCGTAATCCGAGCGTGGTGACGCTGTTCCATCTGGCGTCCCCGCTTGGCGCCACGCCGGCTGATCTTGTCGCCAACGCTGATGAAGCCGACCCTGACTGA
- a CDS encoding TetR/AcrR family transcriptional regulator, which yields MPDAILNERSPRGRPKDAKKRMAILSAAKAMFFVKGFEAVSMEAVAEQAGVARMTIYSHFNDKEALFTAVVQRQAALLSQSLTNLSLADVNENADSVTRMAADLTAFGLSLLAFLSDAETRSFNRLIDTQARLFPGLAKAFVDSGPKAVMARLSERLASASQHGVARIDEPDRAACQFIGMLRSIEALATLAGWTGQPDDGRIRTHVEDCVDRFMRAFG from the coding sequence ATGCCTGATGCCATCTTGAATGAGCGGTCGCCGAGGGGGCGACCGAAAGACGCCAAGAAGCGCATGGCGATCCTGAGCGCCGCCAAAGCCATGTTTTTTGTCAAGGGGTTCGAGGCTGTCTCGATGGAAGCCGTGGCCGAACAAGCCGGCGTGGCGCGGATGACGATCTACAGTCACTTCAACGATAAGGAGGCGCTATTCACGGCCGTCGTGCAGAGACAGGCAGCGCTGCTTTCGCAATCGCTGACCAATCTCTCTCTGGCCGATGTCAACGAAAACGCAGATAGCGTGACCCGAATGGCCGCCGATCTCACCGCTTTCGGTTTGTCTTTGCTTGCCTTTCTATCCGACGCCGAGACTCGGTCCTTCAACCGACTGATCGACACTCAGGCGCGCCTGTTTCCTGGGTTGGCCAAGGCGTTCGTCGATTCCGGCCCGAAAGCCGTCATGGCCCGACTGTCGGAGCGTTTGGCATCTGCTTCGCAGCACGGCGTCGCGCGGATCGACGAACCGGATCGCGCGGCCTGCCAGTTCATAGGAATGCTCCGCAGCATCGAAGCGTTGGCGACCTTGGCCGGCTGGACCGGACAACCCGACGATGGGCGTATCCGGACGCATGTCGAAGACTGCGTTGATCGGTTTATGCGCGCCTTCGGCTGA
- a CDS encoding DUF736 domain-containing protein, translating into MQIGSFFRTANGYEGIIETATLDIRISIVPAEQSDADKAPDWRVHRGDGEGPEIGAGWNETGERAGDYVSLRIDDPAFAQPIRAALFQSTADKSAWSLRWNRPPKSREQD; encoded by the coding sequence ATGCAGATCGGCAGCTTCTTCCGCACCGCCAACGGCTACGAAGGCATCATCGAGACGGCGACGCTCGACATTCGTATCTCGATCGTACCCGCCGAGCAGAGCGACGCCGACAAGGCGCCGGACTGGCGCGTCCACCGCGGCGATGGCGAAGGCCCGGAGATCGGCGCGGGCTGGAACGAGACCGGCGAACGCGCGGGGGATTACGTCTCGCTGCGCATCGACGATCCCGCTTTCGCGCAGCCGATCCGCGCCGCGCTGTTCCAGAGCACCGCCGACAAGTCGGCTTGGTCGCTGCGTTGGAACCGCCCGCCGAAGTCGCGCGAGCAGGACTGA